One Nitrososphaerales archaeon DNA segment encodes these proteins:
- the lipA gene encoding lipoyl synthase: protein MHNYSTTQDILMNEYRRKPSWLKVRLPSGEGYNQIQLQLRRFNLHTVCEEALCPNICECWNSGTLTFMLMGDTCTRSCRFCNVKSGDPGGKLDPSEPMNVAKVVEKLRLKYVVLTSVDRDDIPDGGAGHFAETIRAIKGIDGDVIVEALIPDFQYNIEALRKVVEAGPDVIGHNIETVERLSSKVRDPRASYRGSLNVLRSVKMMNPKIYTKSSLMLGLGEREDEVLKAMRDLREAQVDILTLGQYLQPSKRHLPVVEYVHPERFEYFKKKGEELGFLYVASNPLVRSSYKSIEYFSIIKGRCKGG, encoded by the coding sequence ATGCATAACTATTCAACGACGCAAGATATCCTCATGAACGAGTATAGGAGGAAGCCGAGTTGGCTCAAGGTTAGGCTCCCATCGGGAGAGGGTTACAATCAAATCCAGCTTCAACTACGAAGGTTCAATCTGCACACCGTATGTGAAGAAGCGTTATGCCCCAACATCTGTGAATGTTGGAATTCTGGTACACTCACATTTATGTTGATGGGCGATACTTGCACTCGAAGCTGTCGATTTTGTAATGTAAAGAGCGGCGATCCGGGAGGTAAGCTTGATCCATCCGAACCTATGAATGTTGCCAAGGTTGTAGAGAAACTTCGCTTAAAGTATGTAGTATTAACCTCTGTAGATAGAGATGATATTCCCGATGGTGGAGCAGGCCATTTTGCAGAGACGATCAGAGCGATAAAGGGCATTGATGGTGATGTGATCGTGGAGGCTCTGATCCCAGACTTTCAATACAATATTGAAGCGTTGAGGAAGGTCGTCGAGGCAGGGCCCGATGTTATAGGGCATAATATTGAAACCGTCGAACGATTATCGTCAAAGGTTAGGGATCCACGTGCAAGTTACCGAGGATCGTTAAATGTGTTGAGGAGTGTAAAGATGATGAATCCAAAGATCTATACAAAGTCTTCTTTAATGCTAGGGTTGGGTGAAAGAGAGGATGAAGTATTGAAGGCTATGAGGGATTTAAGAGAGGCTCAGGTGGATATCCTCACCCTCGGCCAATACTTGCAACCATCGAAGCGCCACTTGCCAGTTGTGGAGTATGTTCATCCTGAAAGGTTCGAGTATTTTAAGAAGAAGGGTGAGGAGTTAGGTTTCCTCTACGTGGCTTCCAATCCACTGGTGAGAAGTTCTTATAAATCGATCGAGTATTTCTCAATTATAAAAGGTAGATGCAAGGGTGGCTGA
- the lipB gene encoding lipoyl(octanoyl) transferase LipB, which produces MAEIDLKAKEIKHTLVLDLGFRDYKEVWDLQHDLVDKRKKGEIPDVLILVEHPHVITLGRKAKLENVLTDKLPIYRIERGGDVTYHGPGQLIGYIILDLEDSKLDVYNFVRRLEDVLIKTVSEFGIDAERCEGHAGVWVKGRKLASIGIAIDHWVTYHGFALNVNTDLDYFTILKPCGLDGRVMTSMEKILGKRVKMEDVKERLKLNFSKIFCRILIPFDDFNLK; this is translated from the coding sequence GTGGCTGAGATAGATCTTAAGGCTAAAGAGATTAAGCATACCTTGGTACTAGATTTAGGTTTCAGAGATTATAAAGAAGTTTGGGATCTTCAACACGATCTGGTCGATAAAAGGAAAAAGGGTGAGATACCAGACGTTTTAATTTTGGTCGAGCATCCCCATGTAATTACTCTGGGTCGTAAAGCCAAACTTGAGAATGTTCTAACGGATAAACTCCCCATATATCGGATCGAGCGAGGGGGAGATGTGACATATCATGGCCCCGGTCAACTTATCGGCTATATAATTCTCGATCTAGAGGATAGCAAATTGGATGTATACAACTTTGTAAGAAGGTTAGAAGATGTCTTGATAAAGACTGTATCGGAATTTGGTATCGATGCCGAAAGGTGTGAAGGGCATGCAGGTGTATGGGTGAAGGGTAGAAAGCTGGCATCGATCGGTATCGCGATCGACCATTGGGTTACATACCATGGCTTCGCTTTAAATGTAAATACCGATCTCGATTACTTTACGATCTTAAAGCCGTGTGGATTGGATGGTAGGGTGATGACATCGATGGAGAAGATCCTTGGTAAAAGGGTTAAGATGGAGGATGTTAAAGAGCGATTAAAGCTTAACTTCTCAAAGATCTTCTGCCGAATACTGATACCTTTTGATGACTTTAATTTAAAATGA
- a CDS encoding phosphoribosyltransferase family protein: MNAIVIDEPEFRFKKYVFKDREHAGKILAEKLSKYAGEDAIILAIPSGGVPIGKIVAKHINARFDLMLVRKIQIPWNTEAGFGAITYDGVILFNEPLMAELGLTGEEIDNSISKTRNELMKRMKIFRGERPMPDLKDKVVILVDDGLASGFTMLAAIQSVKGKMPRKIIVAVPTASSTALNLIAPYVDEIVCLNIRSGYFFAVADAYMNWYDLTDEDVLKYLKE, encoded by the coding sequence ATGAATGCCATTGTAATCGATGAGCCAGAATTCAGATTCAAAAAGTATGTATTTAAGGATCGTGAGCATGCTGGAAAGATCCTTGCAGAGAAATTGAGTAAATACGCTGGTGAAGATGCTATTATACTTGCCATACCTTCTGGTGGTGTACCTATAGGGAAGATCGTTGCGAAGCATATAAATGCTCGATTCGATCTGATGTTGGTGAGAAAGATTCAAATACCGTGGAATACGGAGGCTGGCTTCGGTGCTATTACTTACGATGGAGTAATTTTGTTTAATGAACCATTGATGGCAGAATTAGGATTGACGGGTGAGGAGATAGATAATTCTATAAGTAAGACTCGTAACGAACTTATGAAGAGGATGAAGATCTTTCGTGGCGAGAGGCCGATGCCCGATCTAAAGGATAAGGTTGTAATCCTCGTCGATGATGGTTTAGCATCTGGCTTCACCATGTTGGCTGCTATACAATCGGTAAAGGGGAAGATGCCGAGAAAGATCATAGTAGCCGTACCTACAGCATCATCCACAGCTTTAAATCTGATCGCTCCCTACGTAGATGAAATCGTCTGTCTGAATATACGTAGTGGGTACTTCTTTGCGGTCGCCGATGCATATATGAATTGGTACGACTTAACCGATGAGGATGTTTTAAAATACCTAAAGGAATAG
- a CDS encoding OB-fold nucleic acid binding domain-containing protein produces the protein MLEFNKLLQELLKQKPELDESTLLKLIDEKKKSVGGGYLTDTGAIFLVAADLGVSLEYISSSDLTLKDIYIGANEITVVARVFAIYPTRQYSKKDGSKGYFRTMIVFDKDIFVKTILWDDKTVLIERLGIVPNKLVRVVKGYVKSSLDGRAILNVGARGTLELVKDDAMESRIPTIESLSKGVGDIKNPGNYLVVEGFVRSPPRTSNFTRADGTTGTLIQIYLGDATGKDIRVAIWSMDTEIYQSIPLNSSIRLVNLRAKLLPHGELELHGDESTTVYILPSKLEEPSPKVQPTYGAQTVKFRILSIGPSREDEEKRPSASTLVIDSNGNFYTLVMMDKAYHKLTSIKVGSVIRCEARRISPTVFICDTDSLIEVEDDISYPNSSTFKYKIGNVKDCTTPVFLEVIALSRSTIEDITTRDGAVVKRAEVIVGDETGEIRLVAWRDLTRLLEGIMPGQRLRIEAAVVKMGKDGAPTLQLKSYSSIKKIS, from the coding sequence ATGCTAGAGTTTAATAAACTACTTCAAGAGTTGCTCAAGCAGAAGCCTGAACTCGATGAATCGACTCTATTGAAATTGATCGATGAGAAGAAGAAGTCTGTGGGCGGTGGATACTTGACCGATACGGGTGCGATCTTTCTTGTCGCCGCCGATCTCGGTGTATCTCTTGAATATATCTCTTCATCAGATCTTACATTGAAGGATATATACATCGGTGCCAATGAAATCACCGTCGTTGCAAGAGTCTTCGCCATATATCCTACTCGCCAATACTCCAAGAAGGATGGATCTAAGGGATACTTTCGCACCATGATCGTCTTCGATAAGGATATCTTCGTGAAGACCATACTGTGGGATGATAAGACCGTTTTAATCGAAAGGTTGGGTATCGTGCCTAACAAGTTGGTAAGGGTGGTGAAGGGTTACGTAAAATCTAGTCTCGATGGTAGGGCGATATTGAATGTGGGTGCTCGAGGCACATTGGAGTTGGTAAAGGACGATGCTATGGAGAGTAGAATACCCACCATAGAGAGTCTGTCTAAAGGTGTTGGGGATATTAAGAATCCCGGGAATTATCTGGTTGTAGAAGGATTTGTAAGGTCTCCTCCAAGAACCTCGAACTTTACTCGTGCCGATGGTACAACGGGTACGCTCATACAAATTTACCTCGGTGATGCTACTGGCAAAGATATTCGTGTAGCTATATGGAGTATGGATACAGAGATCTATCAAAGTATCCCTCTTAACTCAAGTATCAGATTGGTGAACCTTAGAGCGAAGTTATTACCCCATGGAGAGTTAGAGCTACATGGTGATGAATCTACAACCGTTTACATATTGCCATCGAAGTTGGAAGAACCCTCACCAAAGGTCCAGCCTACATACGGAGCACAAACCGTCAAATTTAGAATTTTATCTATAGGCCCCAGTAGAGAAGATGAGGAGAAAAGACCATCCGCTTCCACGCTAGTCATCGATAGTAATGGCAACTTCTACACGCTGGTAATGATGGATAAAGCGTATCACAAACTGACCAGTATAAAAGTGGGGAGTGTGATTCGGTGTGAGGCGCGAAGAATCAGCCCAACGGTATTTATCTGTGATACCGATTCTTTGATCGAAGTCGAAGATGATATATCTTATCCGAATTCATCCACATTCAAATATAAGATCGGTAATGTAAAGGATTGCACAACACCTGTATTCCTTGAGGTCATCGCCCTATCTCGATCTACGATCGAAGATATCACTACTCGTGATGGAGCTGTGGTGAAGAGGGCTGAAGTGATCGTAGGTGATGAGACTGGTGAGATTAGGCTAGTAGCGTGGAGGGATTTGACTCGCCTCCTAGAGGGGATAATGCCGGGTCAGCGCTTACGTATCGAAGCTGCAGTTGTAAAGATGGGTAAAGATGGTGCACCAACACTTCAACTTAAATCTTATTCATCGATCAAGAAAATTTCATAA
- a CDS encoding ATP-grasp domain-containing protein, whose protein sequence is MKVRAKVKVKVTIIYNSLKHLYEERRESDIAEMGVLDEVEAVKEALNTLGIDHSTVAIDEHIQNWLNELLMHKPDVIFNLCEAISGESRLEMNVPSVLELIRIPYTGASPLNLGICQNKALTKDILRAHNIPTPDYCIIDEKYELIHELPRFPLILKPLYEDGSIGIDSSNVVEDHDGLRTVSQRIINTYHQPVIAEEYIDGRELNVSIIGDASSPQPLPISEIVFTKDEKFKVVGYRAKWVKDSEEYKSTVPVCPAQLEEEVASKIQSIAVKAYSILGCRDYARVDIRLRGDIPYVIEVNPNPDISLDSGFSRSLRAANIPYPEFIWRVISSALERGFGFKAHRSKSL, encoded by the coding sequence GTGAAGGTCAGGGCCAAGGTCAAGGTAAAAGTCACGATCATCTATAACTCGTTAAAACATCTTTATGAAGAGAGGAGAGAGAGCGATATAGCCGAGATGGGTGTTCTCGATGAAGTAGAGGCTGTGAAAGAAGCACTCAACACATTAGGGATCGATCATTCAACAGTGGCTATAGATGAGCATATTCAGAATTGGTTGAATGAACTCTTGATGCATAAGCCCGATGTGATCTTCAACTTATGTGAAGCCATATCGGGCGAGAGCAGATTGGAGATGAATGTACCATCTGTACTCGAATTGATAAGGATACCTTACACCGGTGCTTCCCCATTAAACCTCGGAATCTGTCAGAATAAGGCCCTAACTAAGGATATTCTAAGAGCTCATAATATACCCACACCGGATTACTGTATAATCGACGAGAAGTACGAGTTGATTCACGAATTGCCAAGATTCCCTCTGATCCTCAAACCTCTGTATGAAGATGGTAGCATAGGGATCGATTCGAGCAACGTGGTGGAGGATCATGATGGATTGAGGACCGTTTCACAGAGGATCATAAACACTTACCATCAACCAGTCATCGCCGAAGAATACATAGATGGTAGAGAGTTGAACGTGTCGATCATCGGGGATGCATCATCACCTCAACCACTACCAATATCGGAGATCGTATTCACCAAAGATGAAAAGTTTAAGGTAGTGGGTTATAGAGCGAAATGGGTAAAGGATAGCGAAGAGTATAAAAGTACTGTACCCGTATGCCCGGCCCAACTTGAAGAGGAGGTTGCATCCAAAATACAAAGTATAGCGGTGAAAGCATACTCTATATTGGGTTGTAGGGATTATGCAAGGGTTGATATAAGGTTAAGAGGTGATATACCTTACGTGATCGAAGTCAATCCGAATCCAGATATTTCCTTAGATTCTGGCTTTTCACGCTCGTTAAGGGCTGCCAATATCCCATATCCAGAGTTCATCTGGAGGGTAATTTCATCGGCTTTAGAGAGAGGATTTGGATTTAAAGCTCATCGGTCCAAGAGCTTATGA
- a CDS encoding KamA family radical SAM protein, whose product MSGGYNKSIYVPPEKVARDFGVSLDEIKAVIKKYPMRVTTHYYSLIEEVGDPIWKQCIPDIKELYDPYGEEDPLKEERDSPIPWLTHRYPDRLLMCVSNECATYCRFCTRKRRIGDLCKISDRVLIEQINYVKEHREVRDVLISGGDPFMLPDEHLEFILSKLRKIEHVEILRIGTRIPCTLPSRVTEKLVNMLKKYHPLYVNIHFNHPREVNEESARACGLLADAGIPLGSQTVLLRGVNDDPSTMKLLMQKLLTIRVRPYYLFQADPVKGTYHFRTTVEQGLKIMQELIGHTSGLAIPHYVIDAPGGGGKVPILPNYLESISKEKVVIRNYQGKLFEYIQPQLDSELQP is encoded by the coding sequence ATGTCCGGGGGTTATAATAAATCCATATATGTGCCACCTGAAAAGGTGGCACGGGACTTCGGTGTAAGCCTCGATGAGATCAAGGCCGTTATCAAAAAGTATCCTATGAGAGTAACGACCCATTACTATAGCCTTATCGAAGAGGTTGGTGATCCGATATGGAAGCAATGCATCCCCGATATCAAAGAATTGTACGACCCCTATGGAGAGGAGGATCCTCTCAAAGAGGAGCGAGATAGTCCGATACCTTGGCTCACACACCGCTATCCAGACAGATTGCTCATGTGTGTCTCAAACGAATGTGCTACGTATTGTAGATTTTGTACTCGAAAGAGGAGGATTGGAGACTTATGTAAAATCTCTGATCGAGTGTTGATCGAGCAGATCAATTATGTGAAGGAGCATAGAGAAGTTAGGGATGTCTTGATTTCGGGAGGAGATCCTTTCATGCTACCAGATGAGCATTTAGAATTCATCCTCTCTAAACTCAGAAAGATCGAGCATGTGGAGATATTGAGGATAGGGACGAGAATTCCTTGTACACTCCCAAGTAGAGTTACGGAGAAGCTCGTGAATATGCTCAAAAAGTACCATCCACTGTATGTAAATATTCACTTCAACCATCCGAGAGAAGTGAATGAAGAAAGTGCAAGGGCATGTGGCCTACTCGCGGATGCAGGGATACCGTTGGGGAGCCAAACGGTCCTATTAAGGGGTGTGAACGACGATCCATCTACCATGAAGTTACTCATGCAAAAGCTCCTTACGATAAGGGTAAGGCCGTACTATCTATTCCAAGCCGATCCAGTAAAGGGTACTTATCACTTCAGAACTACTGTAGAGCAAGGATTGAAGATAATGCAAGAATTGATAGGCCATACATCGGGCTTGGCAATACCACACTATGTTATAGATGCTCCGGGTGGGGGCGGTAAAGTACCGATCCTACCGAATTATTTGGAGAGTATAAGCAAAGAGAAGGTCGTTATAAGGAATTATCAGGGGAAGCTCTTTGAATACATTCAACCTCAACTAGATAGTGAATTACAACCTTAA
- a CDS encoding ATP-grasp domain-containing protein: MLRIGLTYNLKRDAKALGLAEDYYAEFDDQSTIDAIANALSKVGEVIKIEADEDAYNILRQTRPDIVFNIAEGIRGESRESHIPAMLEMLNIPYTGSGPLTLAITLDKAMTNTILSSKGIRTPKHQVCRNLNDLSHLTIDYPLIVKPLCEGSSKGIWNNALVRNRDELEERVEYLVRTYKQPALVEEYIDGREFTIALLGNNPPRVLPIIEVRLDMLPPWANKIYSYEAKWIWDTCENPIEILECPAKITDEVRKELEYVALRVFEIFRCRDMCRIDVRLNHKGECYVLDVNPLPGLIPDPRAHSSFPTAARAANLTYDELIISILYSALERYNMKELVPKIE, encoded by the coding sequence ATGCTGAGGATAGGTTTAACGTACAATCTTAAAAGGGATGCGAAGGCCCTAGGCTTGGCTGAAGATTACTACGCCGAATTCGATGATCAATCGACCATCGATGCTATAGCGAATGCCCTCTCAAAAGTCGGTGAGGTGATCAAGATAGAGGCCGATGAGGATGCGTACAACATTCTACGCCAAACGAGGCCTGACATAGTATTCAATATTGCTGAAGGTATTAGGGGTGAGAGCAGAGAGTCCCACATACCGGCTATGTTGGAGATGCTCAACATACCCTATACGGGCTCTGGACCACTAACCCTTGCGATCACCTTAGATAAAGCGATGACCAACACGATCCTCTCATCTAAAGGTATTCGGACACCAAAGCACCAGGTCTGTAGAAATTTGAATGATCTTTCTCATCTCACTATAGACTATCCGCTGATCGTCAAACCTCTCTGTGAAGGCTCGAGCAAGGGTATATGGAATAATGCGTTGGTAAGGAATAGGGATGAGTTGGAGGAGAGGGTCGAATACTTGGTTCGCACCTATAAGCAACCGGCCCTTGTGGAAGAATACATAGATGGTAGAGAGTTTACTATAGCTCTACTCGGTAATAACCCTCCCAGAGTATTGCCCATCATTGAAGTGAGGCTCGATATGCTACCACCTTGGGCTAATAAGATCTACTCTTACGAAGCGAAGTGGATATGGGACACGTGTGAAAATCCCATCGAGATTCTTGAATGCCCTGCCAAGATTACAGATGAAGTACGTAAAGAATTGGAGTACGTAGCCCTACGAGTATTCGAAATCTTCAGATGTAGGGATATGTGTAGGATCGATGTGAGGTTGAACCATAAAGGTGAATGCTACGTCCTTGATGTGAATCCTCTGCCCGGGTTGATACCCGATCCTAGGGCACATTCGAGCTTTCCGACGGCCGCTAGAGCGGCTAACCTTACCTACGATGAATTGATAATATCTATACTATACTCTGCACTTGAGCGGTACAATATGAAGGAGCTCGTGCCCAAGATTGAGTGA
- a CDS encoding GNAT family N-acetyltransferase: protein MDKSHNVVIKPMGARHRSDVTDILKRVGVFNEREIRVALEVIDSYLSGSKDYTIKVAVDEKDSVKGYICYGHASLTNGAYYLYWIAVHPEHQREGIGRMLMKFMEDDVRKNGGRMILLETSSIDKYKVAREFYSANGYECLAHVKDFYDIGNDLLIYGKYFDL, encoded by the coding sequence TTGGATAAATCTCATAATGTGGTAATAAAGCCGATGGGGGCGAGGCATAGATCTGATGTTACAGATATTTTGAAAAGGGTAGGTGTCTTTAATGAGAGGGAGATCAGAGTAGCTCTAGAAGTCATCGATTCCTATCTAAGTGGTAGTAAAGATTATACTATCAAGGTGGCGGTAGATGAGAAAGATTCGGTCAAAGGGTATATATGCTATGGACATGCCTCTCTCACGAATGGTGCTTACTATCTATACTGGATCGCCGTCCATCCGGAGCATCAGAGGGAAGGTATAGGGAGGATGTTGATGAAATTTATGGAGGATGATGTGAGAAAGAATGGAGGGCGGATGATCCTACTTGAAACATCATCGATAGATAAATACAAAGTAGCGAGAGAGTTTTACTCGGCGAATGGGTATGAATGTCTGGCCCATGTTAAAGACTTCTACGATATCGGTAACGATTTACTCATATACGGGAAGTACTTTGATCTTTAA